The following coding sequences lie in one Komagataeibacter sucrofermentans DSM 15973 genomic window:
- the pstC gene encoding phosphate ABC transporter permease subunit PstC → MEVSSTTAGQEAAVSGRNAGGNAGEIAFGVLARLAGWSILLVMAGIIIVLVSGGWQAFSTFGPGFITSKAWNPITHNFGAATSIFGTLVTTVVALVFAVPFAFGVAFWLVEMAPPALARVIEMAVQLLAAVPSIIFGMWGFFIVVPFMAHYVELVATRYLGHVPGIGLLFRGAPYGTGLLTSGLILAIMVTPFICSVMADVFVSIPAVLKESAFGLGATRWEVMRKVVLPWSRQAVMGGIMLGTGRALGETMAVTFVIGNSNRLGWSLFAPGNTIASLIALEFPESSASSLKLSALLALGAILMVISFITLACSRMFLQRGIKN, encoded by the coding sequence ATGGAAGTGTCATCCACCACCGCAGGCCAGGAGGCGGCTGTTTCCGGGCGCAACGCAGGGGGCAATGCCGGTGAGATTGCCTTTGGCGTGCTGGCCCGGCTGGCCGGGTGGTCCATCCTGCTGGTCATGGCGGGCATCATCATCGTGTTGGTCAGTGGCGGGTGGCAGGCTTTTTCCACCTTCGGGCCGGGGTTCATCACCAGTAAGGCATGGAACCCCATCACGCACAATTTTGGCGCGGCGACATCGATTTTCGGCACGCTGGTCACCACGGTCGTGGCGCTTGTGTTTGCCGTGCCCTTCGCCTTTGGCGTGGCCTTCTGGCTGGTTGAAATGGCGCCCCCGGCACTCGCGCGCGTGATCGAGATGGCCGTGCAGCTTCTGGCTGCCGTGCCTTCCATCATATTTGGCATGTGGGGGTTCTTCATCGTGGTGCCGTTCATGGCGCATTATGTCGAGCTCGTGGCCACGCGCTATCTGGGCCATGTGCCGGGCATCGGGCTGCTGTTCCGTGGCGCGCCCTATGGCACGGGCCTGCTGACCAGCGGCCTCATCCTGGCCATCATGGTTACGCCCTTCATCTGCTCGGTCATGGCCGATGTGTTCGTCTCCATTCCCGCCGTGCTGAAGGAAAGCGCCTTTGGCCTGGGGGCGACCCGGTGGGAAGTAATGCGCAAGGTGGTGCTGCCGTGGTCGCGGCAGGCGGTGATGGGCGGCATCATGCTGGGTACGGGCCGCGCCCTGGGCGAGACGATGGCCGTGACCTTTGTCATTGGCAACAGCAACCGGCTGGGCTGGTCGCTGTTCGCGCCCGGCAATACCATCGCCTCGCTGATTGCGCTGGAATTCCCCGAAAGTTCGGCCAGCAGCCTCAAGCTCTCGGCGCTGCTGGCGCTCGGTGCGATCCTGATGGTTATTTCATTCATTACCTTGGCCTGCTCGCGCATGTTCCTCCAGCGCGGCATAAAGAACTAG
- a CDS encoding inorganic phosphate transporter yields MLHFAPYSTFSILALVLCFALVCVFEFVNGFHDTANAVATVIYTKSLKPRTAVIWSGLMNFVGVVLGGISVAYGLVELLPADVLSPPNGDPAVPMLIALFGTALAWNLFTWWFGIPNSSSHCVIGALIGIAIGDALLHTRAIGNSVDWSQIWKILRALAISPLLGLIGAGGLYFIIKHLVHDPELYQPPQGDKPTRGWVRGLLILTCTGVSFSHGSNDGQKSIGLIMLTIIGILPATFALAPNSTPQISHIAQYATDAVPLITQYDHDGLREEAIASVNRLTQTTPDTVVPSQLRADLYEVVAGLKAVSLNTQASAHDRATAKTLSNQMRPVVEYAPWWVRLLSALCLGIGTMIGYKRIVHTLGEKIGNTHLTPAQGASAELVGAGLIATAGYTGLPVSTTHIITAGIAGTMLGSGSGINRGMLVKIALAWVFTLPVTITIAASLFYLLSW; encoded by the coding sequence ATGCTTCATTTTGCACCCTATTCAACTTTTTCTATCCTGGCGCTAGTCCTGTGCTTCGCACTGGTATGCGTATTCGAATTCGTCAACGGCTTTCATGATACGGCCAATGCGGTAGCCACCGTCATCTATACCAAATCGCTCAAGCCGCGCACCGCCGTGATCTGGTCGGGGCTGATGAACTTCGTGGGCGTGGTGCTTGGTGGCATCAGCGTCGCCTACGGGCTGGTGGAACTGCTGCCCGCCGATGTGCTCTCGCCACCCAATGGCGACCCGGCGGTGCCCATGCTCATTGCCCTGTTTGGCACGGCGCTGGCGTGGAACCTGTTCACCTGGTGGTTCGGCATCCCCAATTCCAGTTCGCATTGCGTCATTGGCGCGCTGATCGGCATTGCCATTGGCGATGCGCTGCTGCACACCCGCGCCATTGGCAACAGCGTTGACTGGTCACAGATCTGGAAGATTTTGCGCGCGCTGGCCATCTCGCCCCTGCTGGGGCTGATTGGCGCGGGCGGGCTGTATTTCATCATCAAGCACCTTGTGCATGACCCCGAGCTGTATCAGCCGCCCCAGGGCGACAAGCCCACGCGCGGCTGGGTGCGCGGGCTGCTGATCCTAACCTGCACCGGTGTCAGCTTCTCGCACGGCAGCAATGACGGGCAGAAAAGCATCGGCCTGATCATGCTGACCATTATCGGCATCCTGCCCGCAACCTTTGCCCTCGCCCCCAACAGCACGCCCCAGATTAGCCATATTGCCCAATACGCCACCGACGCGGTCCCCCTGATCACGCAATACGACCATGACGGCCTGCGCGAGGAAGCCATTGCCTCGGTCAACCGCCTGACCCAGACCACGCCTGATACGGTCGTGCCCTCGCAACTGCGCGCCGACCTGTATGAGGTCGTGGCCGGGCTGAAGGCCGTCTCGCTCAACACGCAGGCCTCTGCCCATGACCGCGCCACCGCGAAAACCCTGAGCAACCAGATGCGCCCGGTCGTGGAATACGCACCATGGTGGGTGCGCCTGCTCAGCGCGCTGTGCCTGGGCATTGGCACCATGATCGGCTACAAGCGCATCGTGCACACGCTGGGCGAGAAGATCGGCAACACGCACCTCACCCCCGCGCAGGGCGCATCGGCCGAACTGGTGGGCGCGGGCCTGATCGCAACGGCGGGCTATACCGGCCTGCCGGTCAGCACCACACACATCATCACCGCCGGTATTGCGGGCACCATGCTTGGCTCGGGCTCGGGCATCAACCGGGGCATGCTGGTCAAGATCGCGCTGGCATGGGTCTTTACCCTGCCTGTCACCATCACCATCGCCGCCAGCCTGTTCTACCTGTTGAGCTGGTAA
- the ppk2 gene encoding polyphosphate kinase 2 gives MNDTRKDPKAPSDRDRLREEVLDDIDEEIELELDDARLGSENGAENTDFRKTYFRELLRLQGELVTLQDWVKETGHRLVVICEGRDAAGKGGVIKRITQRLNPRICRVAALPAPNDRERTQWYFQRYVAHLPAAGEIVLFDRSWYNRAGVERVMNFCTDEEYDEFFRSVPEFERMLVRSGIQIVKYWFSISDDEQELRFRARMEDPLKQWKLSPMDLESRRRWESYTLAKEIMLERSNIDEAPWWIVRADNKKKARLNCISHLLSQVPYHDIHKPEVRLPERVYSPDYIRQPVPETMFVPEKY, from the coding sequence ATGAACGACACCCGCAAAGACCCCAAGGCCCCGTCAGACCGCGACCGCCTGCGTGAAGAGGTGCTTGATGACATTGACGAGGAAATTGAACTCGAACTCGATGATGCCCGCCTCGGTTCGGAAAACGGGGCGGAAAACACCGATTTCAGGAAAACCTATTTCCGCGAACTGCTGCGCCTGCAGGGCGAACTGGTCACGCTGCAGGACTGGGTGAAGGAGACCGGCCACCGCCTTGTCGTGATCTGCGAAGGGCGTGACGCGGCGGGCAAGGGTGGTGTGATCAAGCGTATTACCCAGCGCCTCAACCCGCGCATCTGCCGCGTGGCCGCCCTGCCTGCCCCCAATGACCGCGAGCGCACGCAATGGTATTTCCAGCGTTACGTGGCCCACCTGCCCGCCGCGGGCGAGATCGTGCTGTTTGACCGCAGCTGGTACAACCGCGCGGGCGTGGAGCGCGTGATGAATTTCTGCACGGATGAGGAATATGACGAGTTCTTCCGCTCCGTACCGGAATTCGAGCGCATGCTGGTGCGCAGCGGCATCCAGATTGTCAAATACTGGTTCTCCATTTCTGATGATGAGCAGGAACTGCGCTTCCGTGCCCGCATGGAAGACCCGCTGAAGCAGTGGAAGCTCAGCCCGATGGACCTTGAAAGCCGCCGCCGCTGGGAATCCTACACCCTAGCCAAAGAAATCATGCTCGAACGCTCGAACATCGATGAAGCGCCATGGTGGATCGTGCGCGCGGACAACAAGAAGAAAGCCCGCCTCAACTGTATCAGCCACCTGCTCTCGCAGGTGCCATACCACGACATCCACAAGCCCGAAGTTCGCCTGCCCGAGCGGGTCTACAGCCCGGACTACATCCGTCAGCCCGTGCCCGAGACCATGTTCGTGCCGGAGAAATACTGA
- a CDS encoding SDR family NAD(P)-dependent oxidoreductase yields the protein MTDSKRFGGKVTLVTGAAGNIGLATAQRLAASGSAIALLDLAGEKLDEAVRTVAAAGVTARGYGCDVTDAAGVQAVVDQVVADFGQIDFLFNNAGYQGAFAPVQDYPVEDFARVMTINVCGAFHVLRAVSRHMVARKFGRIVNTASMAGVGGPPNMAAYGASKFAIIGLTQTASKDLAPYNIRVNAISPAFMGPGFMWDRQVELQAKTGSQYFSTDPKVVAEQMINSVPMRRYGDIKEIPGVVEFLLGDDSSYMTGVNLPIAGGIL from the coding sequence ATGACGGATAGCAAACGGTTTGGCGGCAAGGTAACGCTGGTAACAGGTGCCGCGGGCAATATTGGCCTGGCTACGGCGCAGCGTCTGGCGGCCTCAGGCTCGGCCATTGCCCTGCTTGACCTTGCGGGCGAGAAACTGGATGAGGCCGTGCGCACGGTGGCCGCTGCCGGTGTTACGGCGCGTGGCTATGGCTGCGACGTAACCGATGCGGCAGGCGTGCAGGCCGTGGTGGACCAGGTGGTGGCTGATTTTGGCCAGATCGACTTTCTGTTCAACAATGCAGGCTATCAGGGGGCCTTCGCGCCGGTGCAGGATTACCCGGTGGAGGATTTTGCCCGTGTCATGACCATCAATGTGTGTGGCGCGTTTCATGTGCTGCGCGCGGTCTCGCGCCATATGGTGGCGCGCAAATTCGGTCGTATCGTGAACACGGCCAGCATGGCGGGCGTGGGCGGCCCGCCGAACATGGCCGCCTATGGGGCCTCGAAATTCGCCATTATCGGCCTGACCCAGACGGCATCGAAAGATCTGGCGCCCTATAACATCAGGGTCAATGCCATCAGTCCCGCCTTCATGGGCCCCGGCTTCATGTGGGACCGGCAGGTGGAACTGCAGGCCAAGACGGGCAGCCAGTATTTCTCGACCGACCCCAAGGTCGTGGCCGAGCAGATGATCAATTCCGTGCCGATGCGCCGCTATGGCGACATCAAGGAAATTCCCGGCGTGGTAGAATTCCTGCTTGGGGATGATTCCAGCTACATGACCGGTGTTAATCTGCCGATTGCAGGCGGTATCCTGTAA
- a CDS encoding TonB-dependent siderophore receptor, whose translation MSLRALYLTTICTASLLAGGYGPAAFITAARAGEQPGAVADDAGRTGAPSARTQQKKRAAAPAPTSAPTAETSGHEDMVVTAARRNRMYVSSGGDLGALGNKKGLDVPFNIRSYNSSLILNQQSQTLGDVLLNDPTVRTTMGYGNYAQLFQIRGFTLYGDDVAIDGLYGVTPRQLVSPQLYDSVQVLNGASAFLNGAAPGGSALGGNVNLMPKRAGATDITRLTGDYTSSGQGGGAFDISRRFGRDHAFGLRFNAAGLDGETPIKGERRDDVALGLAFDWHDDDTRIDMNMNYQKQQVFGGRSAIVVTGLPAGTTVPRTTAPSANWGQRWAYTDLTYLFGTLNIEHDFGSHITTYAKFGAQSGNEMGNYATTTLSNAATGDGTVGSMTNVYNVMNEATQAGVRARVNTGPIHHEINAGGSAIWEATDGAYAMGTGVAGNIYHPTQFRPVENAYTGGSLADPGRTAWNKLYSFFLSDTMTFWHDRIALTGGFRYQDILSDSFDYDTAKLTTHYDAAAFSPIIGLVIHPVSHMALYFNRIQGLSAGTTVGAAYVNQGQVFTPYQSTQYEVGAKYDVGRFAAGVAFFQTAMPYGMSEAYGTTGQSIYTQDGRQRNRGMELTFNGEILRGLRFNGGLTLIDARQLHTAGGLYDGRTVIGVPNYSINGNLEYDVPFAKGLTLVGRVINTGKQQFNNANTAHLPVWSRFDLGARYTFLAAKKPLTARFEVDNVGNQRYWASGYQGYLVMGDPQTFKFSISADL comes from the coding sequence ATGAGTCTTCGCGCCCTGTACCTGACCACGATCTGTACCGCCTCACTGCTGGCGGGGGGCTATGGCCCGGCGGCTTTCATTACTGCGGCGCGGGCGGGCGAGCAGCCTGGCGCGGTGGCGGATGATGCGGGCAGAACCGGCGCTCCGTCGGCCCGGACTCAGCAAAAAAAACGTGCGGCAGCGCCTGCGCCCACGTCCGCCCCGACTGCTGAAACATCCGGGCATGAGGACATGGTCGTAACCGCCGCGCGTCGCAACCGCATGTATGTCAGCAGCGGGGGCGACCTTGGCGCGCTGGGCAACAAGAAGGGGCTGGATGTGCCTTTCAACATCCGCAGTTACAATTCCAGCCTGATCCTCAACCAGCAGTCACAGACGCTGGGCGATGTGCTGCTCAATGACCCCACCGTGCGCACGACCATGGGCTATGGCAACTACGCCCAGCTGTTCCAGATCCGTGGTTTTACGCTGTATGGCGATGATGTTGCGATTGATGGCCTGTATGGCGTCACCCCCCGGCAGCTTGTCTCGCCCCAGCTTTATGATTCGGTTCAGGTGCTCAACGGGGCCAGCGCGTTCCTCAACGGTGCGGCGCCCGGTGGCTCGGCACTCGGCGGCAATGTCAACCTCATGCCCAAGCGGGCGGGGGCGACCGACATCACGCGCCTTACCGGCGATTATACCAGTAGCGGGCAGGGCGGCGGCGCCTTTGATATCAGCCGCCGGTTTGGCAGGGATCACGCCTTCGGGCTGCGTTTCAACGCGGCGGGGCTGGATGGCGAGACCCCGATCAAGGGCGAGCGGCGCGATGACGTGGCCCTGGGCCTCGCGTTTGACTGGCATGATGATGACACGCGCATCGACATGAACATGAATTACCAGAAGCAGCAGGTCTTTGGCGGGCGCAGCGCCATTGTCGTAACCGGCCTGCCTGCGGGCACGACCGTGCCCAGAACAACCGCGCCTTCGGCCAACTGGGGGCAGCGCTGGGCCTATACCGACCTGACCTATCTGTTTGGCACGCTCAATATCGAGCATGACTTTGGCAGCCATATCACCACCTACGCCAAATTCGGCGCCCAGAGCGGCAACGAGATGGGAAATTATGCCACAACGACCCTGAGCAATGCAGCCACGGGCGATGGCACGGTGGGCTCGATGACCAATGTCTATAATGTCATGAACGAGGCCACGCAGGCGGGCGTGCGCGCACGGGTCAATACCGGGCCCATCCACCACGAGATCAACGCCGGTGGCTCGGCCATATGGGAAGCAACCGATGGGGCCTATGCCATGGGCACGGGCGTTGCGGGCAACATCTATCACCCCACGCAGTTCCGGCCGGTTGAAAACGCTTATACTGGTGGCAGCCTTGCTGATCCGGGGCGCACGGCATGGAACAAGCTGTACAGCTTCTTCCTGTCGGATACGATGACCTTCTGGCATGACCGGATCGCCCTGACCGGCGGGTTCCGGTATCAGGATATCCTGTCGGACTCATTTGATTACGATACCGCCAAGCTGACCACCCATTACGATGCAGCGGCCTTCTCGCCCATCATCGGGCTGGTCATTCATCCGGTCAGCCACATGGCGCTTTACTTCAACCGCATCCAGGGTCTCTCGGCGGGCACGACGGTGGGGGCGGCCTATGTCAACCAGGGCCAGGTCTTCACGCCCTATCAGAGCACGCAGTACGAAGTTGGCGCCAAGTATGACGTGGGCCGCTTTGCCGCCGGTGTCGCGTTTTTCCAGACCGCCATGCCCTATGGCATGAGCGAGGCCTATGGCACGACCGGCCAGTCGATCTATACGCAGGATGGCAGGCAGCGGAACCGGGGCATGGAACTGACCTTCAATGGCGAAATCCTGCGCGGGCTGCGCTTCAATGGTGGCCTGACGCTGATCGACGCCAGGCAGTTGCACACGGCAGGAGGCCTGTATGACGGCAGGACGGTCATTGGCGTGCCCAACTACAGCATCAACGGCAACCTTGAATATGACGTGCCGTTTGCAAAAGGGCTGACGCTGGTTGGCCGCGTAATCAATACCGGCAAGCAGCAGTTCAACAATGCCAATACGGCGCACCTTCCGGTCTGGTCGCGCTTCGATCTTGGCGCGCGTTATACATTCCTGGCCGCCAAAAAGCCGCTTACGGCCCGCTTTGAGGTCGATAACGTGGGCAACCAGCGTTACTGGGCCTCGGGTTATCAGGGGTATCTGGTCATGGGTGACCCGCAGACCTTCAAATTCTCCATCAGTGCCGATCTGTAA